The following are encoded together in the Bacillus cereus group sp. RP43 genome:
- a CDS encoding SdpI family protein, with product MRKHLFAIILIFITCIAWAFAWPHLPDTIATHWSGGKVDGYSSKLYGMISMVGIMIALYIFLNVIPKIDPRKANYEKFSKAFMMMNNGILLLLFVGNIDIITSGLGYNLFINRVPELLVGVLFIVIGNYLPQCKPNFFVGMRNPWTLSNEEVWRKTHRFSGKVFVVLGLIMIISVFAPADLRSYMMLGIIVVAVIITNLYSYVLYKKEMQL from the coding sequence ATGAGAAAACATCTTTTTGCAATTATATTAATTTTTATAACTTGTATCGCATGGGCGTTTGCTTGGCCTCATTTACCGGATACAATTGCGACGCATTGGAGCGGCGGTAAGGTAGATGGATATTCGTCTAAATTATATGGAATGATTTCTATGGTTGGAATTATGATTGCGTTATATATATTTCTAAATGTAATACCGAAGATTGATCCAAGGAAAGCAAATTATGAGAAATTTTCTAAAGCTTTTATGATGATGAATAATGGGATACTCCTGCTACTATTTGTAGGGAATATAGATATTATTACAAGTGGACTTGGGTATAACTTATTCATTAATCGTGTGCCGGAATTATTAGTGGGTGTTTTGTTTATAGTCATCGGCAATTATTTGCCACAATGCAAGCCTAACTTTTTCGTTGGGATGCGTAATCCTTGGACATTAAGTAATGAAGAAGTATGGAGAAAGACACATCGATTTAGCGGGAAAGTATTTGTGGTGTTAGGACTTATTATGATTATAAGTGTTTTCGCTCCAGCTGATTTGAGATCTTATATGATGCTCGGGATTATAGTAGTTGCTGTTATCATAACGAATTTATATTCTTACGTTTTATATAAAAAAGAAATGCAATTGTGA
- a CDS encoding ABC transporter ATP-binding protein, with translation MEEVLHIKNVSKVYEGKVPHTALKNINLHVDKGEFVAIMGPSGSGKSTFLNVISTIDSPTSGDVVINGKKPHTFRREKLAIFRRQELGFVFQNFNLLDTLTIGENIVLPLTLDNVPLKEMDEKLDNISKKLGIDHILDKRIFEVSGGQAQRTAVARAVIHHPSLLLADEPTGNLDSKAAIDVMELFTKLNKEEDATILMVTHDPFAASYCNRVIFIKDGELYNELHRGLYREKFYQEILDVLALLGGRRG, from the coding sequence ATGGAAGAAGTATTACACATAAAAAACGTCTCAAAAGTATATGAGGGAAAAGTCCCTCATACCGCTTTAAAAAATATAAATTTACACGTAGATAAAGGTGAATTCGTCGCAATTATGGGGCCATCTGGAAGTGGTAAATCTACGTTTTTAAACGTTATTTCCACAATCGATTCCCCTACTTCTGGAGACGTCGTGATTAACGGGAAAAAACCGCACACATTTCGCAGAGAAAAATTGGCTATTTTCCGTCGCCAAGAGTTAGGATTTGTTTTCCAAAACTTTAACCTACTAGATACGTTAACAATCGGAGAAAATATCGTATTACCTTTAACGTTAGATAATGTTCCTTTAAAAGAAATGGACGAAAAGCTCGATAACATTTCAAAGAAACTTGGAATTGATCATATTTTGGACAAACGTATTTTTGAAGTTTCAGGAGGACAAGCACAGCGTACTGCGGTAGCACGTGCTGTCATTCATCATCCCTCTCTTTTACTTGCGGATGAACCAACAGGAAACTTAGATTCAAAAGCAGCTATTGATGTAATGGAATTATTTACGAAATTAAACAAAGAAGAAGATGCAACGATTTTAATGGTTACGCATGATCCGTTTGCAGCAAGTTATTGTAACCGTGTTATTTTCATTAAAGATGGCGAACTTTACAATGAACTACACCGCGGATTGTACCGTGAGAAATTTTATCAAGAAATATTAGATGTCCTAGCATTATTGGGAGGAAGACGTGGATGA
- a CDS encoding autorepressor SdpR family transcription factor, protein MNQAFKALADPTRRKILDLLKEGDLTAGEIAEQFNMTKPSISHHLSALKNAELIQDEKKGQFVVYSLNTTVFQDLLTWVFTFTNKGEEGK, encoded by the coding sequence TTGAATCAAGCATTCAAAGCATTAGCAGATCCAACAAGGCGAAAAATTTTAGATTTATTAAAAGAAGGCGATCTAACCGCTGGTGAAATTGCTGAACAGTTCAATATGACAAAGCCAAGTATTTCACATCATTTAAGTGCATTAAAAAATGCTGAACTTATTCAAGATGAAAAGAAAGGGCAATTCGTTGTGTACTCATTGAACACGACTGTATTTCAAGATTTATTGACTTGGGTGTTTACGTTTACGAATAAGGGGGAAGAGGGGAAATGA
- a CDS encoding GyrI-like domain-containing protein, with protein MDSLKNMNAAMQYIEYNLTDEIDFKEVARLALCSEYHFKRMFSFLAGISLSDYIRCRRLTLAAFELKNSNVKVIDVAIKYGYNSPDSFSRAFQNLHGITPSEARNSSHSLKAYSPMTFQLSIQGGNEMNYRIEEKDSFRIIGITKRVPIVFNGVNEEIASMWKSLNPESIQTLKSLSNIEPTGLISASTNFSEGRMEEKGELDHYIGVAATKDCPKQFKQLEVAASTWAIFEAIGPFPSALQNVWGRIYSELFPSSNYELAEGPEILWNESKDISSPNFRSEIWVPVLKK; from the coding sequence ATGGATTCACTAAAAAATATGAATGCAGCAATGCAATATATTGAATACAACCTGACAGATGAAATTGATTTTAAAGAAGTTGCGAGGCTAGCTCTCTGCTCTGAATATCACTTTAAAAGAATGTTTTCATTTCTAGCTGGCATATCACTATCTGATTATATTCGCTGTAGACGTCTTACTCTCGCTGCCTTTGAACTAAAAAACAGCAATGTAAAAGTCATTGATGTCGCTATTAAATATGGCTACAATTCACCAGATTCATTCTCTCGTGCATTTCAAAACTTACACGGCATAACACCTTCAGAGGCCCGAAATAGTAGTCATTCTTTGAAAGCTTATTCACCGATGACCTTCCAACTATCCATTCAAGGAGGAAATGAAATGAACTATCGAATTGAAGAAAAAGACTCATTTCGAATTATAGGTATTACAAAACGAGTACCAATCGTTTTCAATGGTGTAAATGAAGAAATTGCCTCGATGTGGAAAAGTTTAAACCCAGAGTCTATTCAAACATTAAAGTCCCTTTCAAATATTGAACCTACAGGACTCATTAGTGCTTCTACAAATTTTTCTGAAGGAAGAATGGAGGAAAAAGGCGAACTCGATCACTATATTGGAGTAGCCGCAACAAAGGATTGTCCAAAGCAATTCAAACAGCTTGAAGTTGCGGCTTCAACGTGGGCTATATTTGAAGCTATTGGCCCATTTCCTAGTGCATTACAAAATGTATGGGGACGTATTTATTCCGAATTGTTCCCTTCTTCAAACTATGAACTAGCAGAAGGTCCGGAAATTTTATGGAATGAAAGTAAAGATATATCCTCGCCGAATTTCAGAAGCGAAATATGGGTACCTGTTTTGAAAAAGTAA
- a CDS encoding ABC transporter permease, with amino-acid sequence MTFWQFAFKNVTRNSRAYFAYFVSSSFSIAVFFSFAVYLFHPKLQNFDMTSEISGLMIFSEVVIVFFSFFFLLYSIGTFLKVRKKQFGVLTILGISRKQLHRLVFMENMLIGISSIFFGMQFGVVFSQFFLLVTAKLTHVPGIYLYGPTNAFILTTIVFLSLFIIVSAFTPMLIRTKKAVHLLKTNVGKQKERKPSILVSFFGAICLLGGYALAGNPKYFVSISPQIGVIYMVSSIFVIPTLVTIGTYFFFSQISFLLIYILKKRRKFYMKRINMLWVSDLASRIRTNINMLFIVAMLSTIAFTMITFLYGFGKFIKLEVNRTSPFPISYFSYDANPFVTEHLNWLEQQLQKEHFSYKKIKADIYETPLKEDKDVAIFNDVYAIKQSDYNKLANSLLMKQLFMDDNEAYVLTGTSYITIFNEFEQSYKRDYITLSSTNTKLRVKGYEYVNAIPAGFSYQTIVLPDVIVNNLPGTVKHISAYNYKIQNWEQTYKIADNFMEKVQKDRDTSQYEGPLIRPFESAGSLYKITSGSAAFFLIGTFLGVIFFIGAGSVLYFRMYTDLTNEQEKYITISKIGVTDTEMKRSATIQLSILFFVPYIMASIHTMFATKMLQDVIGLSLFKEVSAVLIIFGFVEIVFFVFIRSLYMQKLSQYTSGQNI; translated from the coding sequence ATGACATTTTGGCAATTTGCATTTAAAAACGTCACGCGCAACTCAAGAGCTTATTTTGCTTACTTTGTAAGTAGCTCCTTTTCCATTGCTGTGTTCTTTTCGTTTGCTGTTTACTTATTCCATCCGAAATTACAAAACTTTGACATGACTTCTGAAATTTCAGGATTAATGATATTTTCAGAAGTAGTAATTGTATTTTTCTCTTTCTTCTTTTTACTATATTCCATTGGTACTTTTTTAAAAGTTAGAAAAAAACAATTTGGGGTTTTGACCATTTTAGGAATATCGAGAAAACAATTACACCGTCTCGTCTTCATGGAAAATATGTTAATCGGGATTTCATCTATCTTTTTCGGTATGCAGTTTGGAGTTGTTTTTTCGCAATTTTTCTTATTAGTAACAGCCAAACTTACGCATGTTCCAGGAATATATTTATACGGTCCTACTAACGCGTTTATTTTAACAACCATTGTTTTCCTTAGTCTTTTTATCATTGTATCTGCATTCACACCAATGCTTATTCGTACAAAAAAAGCGGTACACCTTTTAAAAACCAATGTTGGAAAACAAAAAGAAAGAAAACCATCCATACTTGTTTCTTTCTTTGGTGCGATTTGTTTATTAGGTGGTTATGCGTTAGCTGGAAATCCTAAATATTTCGTATCAATAAGCCCGCAAATAGGTGTTATATATATGGTTTCAAGTATTTTCGTTATCCCAACGCTTGTTACAATCGGAACATATTTTTTCTTTTCTCAAATTAGCTTCTTACTCATTTATATTCTAAAGAAAAGAAGAAAATTTTATATGAAACGGATTAATATGCTTTGGGTTTCGGATTTAGCAAGCCGTATTCGAACGAATATTAATATGCTTTTTATTGTAGCGATGCTATCTACTATCGCTTTCACAATGATTACGTTTCTATATGGATTCGGGAAATTTATTAAGCTAGAAGTTAATAGAACTTCTCCTTTCCCAATTTCTTATTTTTCTTATGATGCGAACCCTTTTGTTACAGAGCATTTAAATTGGCTTGAGCAACAATTACAAAAAGAGCATTTCTCTTATAAGAAAATAAAAGCTGATATATATGAAACACCACTAAAAGAAGATAAAGATGTAGCCATTTTTAATGATGTATACGCAATTAAGCAAAGTGACTATAACAAACTTGCGAATTCTTTACTAATGAAACAACTATTTATGGATGATAACGAAGCATATGTGTTAACAGGGACATCTTATATCACCATATTCAACGAATTTGAGCAAAGCTACAAAAGAGATTACATTACACTCTCTAGTACAAATACGAAATTACGAGTAAAAGGCTATGAGTATGTGAATGCAATTCCAGCTGGCTTTTCATATCAAACGATAGTTTTGCCTGATGTTATCGTAAATAACTTACCTGGCACCGTAAAGCATATATCAGCATACAATTACAAAATTCAAAACTGGGAACAGACATATAAAATTGCTGATAATTTTATGGAAAAAGTACAAAAAGATCGAGATACATCCCAGTATGAAGGACCTCTTATTCGCCCCTTTGAATCAGCAGGTTCGTTATACAAAATAACATCTGGCAGTGCTGCATTCTTCCTAATCGGGACATTTTTAGGAGTTATCTTCTTCATTGGAGCTGGTAGCGTTCTTTACTTTAGAATGTATACGGATTTGACGAACGAACAAGAGAAATATATAACGATTTCTAAAATCGGTGTAACAGATACAGAGATGAAACGATCTGCAACCATTCAACTTAGTATTTTATTTTTCGTTCCGTACATTATGGCATCCATTCATACAATGTTCGCAACAAAAATGCTACAAGATGTAATTGGTTTATCTCTGTTCAAAGAAGTTTCAGCCGTTCTTATTATTTTTGGATTCGTTGAAATCGTATTTTTCGTATTCATTCGTTCACTTTATATGCAAAAATTATCACAGTACACGAGTGGACAAAATATTTAA
- a CDS encoding response regulator transcription factor produces the protein MYKILIVEDDPNISSLLQSHIQKYGYDAVVTENFDDIMESFNAVKPHLVLLDVNLPKFDGFYWCRQIRHESTCPIIFISARAGEMEQIMAIESGADDYITKPFHYDVVMAKIKGQLRRIYGDYAPNISERIVEVEGLKLFPERPEIHFGSEQVLLTKKEAILAEMLLSKFPRTASREDLLAALWDDESFVEENTLNVNITRLRKKFNELGIENSIETVRGLGYRFNATWSE, from the coding sequence ATGTACAAAATTTTAATCGTTGAAGACGATCCAAATATTTCATCATTACTACAATCTCACATTCAAAAGTACGGGTACGACGCTGTTGTTACTGAAAACTTTGATGATATTATGGAATCGTTTAACGCAGTGAAACCACATCTTGTTTTACTTGATGTAAACTTACCGAAATTCGATGGATTCTACTGGTGCCGTCAAATTCGTCATGAATCTACTTGTCCAATTATTTTCATTTCAGCGCGTGCTGGTGAAATGGAGCAAATTATGGCGATTGAAAGCGGTGCGGATGATTACATTACGAAACCGTTCCACTACGACGTTGTAATGGCAAAAATCAAAGGTCAATTACGCCGTATTTACGGTGATTATGCACCAAATATTTCAGAACGTATCGTTGAAGTAGAAGGTTTAAAACTATTCCCTGAACGTCCAGAAATTCACTTTGGATCTGAACAAGTTCTTTTAACGAAGAAAGAGGCAATTTTAGCAGAAATGTTATTATCTAAATTCCCTCGTACAGCGAGCCGTGAAGATTTATTAGCTGCGCTTTGGGATGACGAAAGTTTTGTTGAGGAAAATACATTAAACGTAAACATTACGCGTCTTCGTAAAAAGTTTAATGAGCTTGGTATTGAGAACTCTATTGAAACAGTACGTGGACTTGGGTATCGTTTTAACGCAACTTGGAGTGAATAA
- a CDS encoding sensor histidine kinase, giving the protein MKLFLRDHFAFFLLYVLNFGIIFVLYDAVDGFQNNKFYFVVLSLYLFICFLAYRYVRNRRMYHRLSEQPEKMEDAFIERATAPMPHGVNELVRTQYRLFQKELQSYEVKQQEHQLFINHWVHQMKTPVSVMQLMVLEMEDEHLIPKFKQELDRLNQGLDMALYMARLNNFHEDFHVETISLKDTVTKNINGLKELFIRNGVFPVLEVHSDLKVASDAKWLKFIIYQLMTNAVRYSGERGKKVFLSAYRNGKDIILEVRDEGVGIPQEDIRRVFEPFYTGKNGRAFGESTGMGLYIVSKICDYLGHSVKLDSEVGKGTTIKIIFHNAANNQAEHTEKRTEA; this is encoded by the coding sequence ATGAAGCTATTTTTACGTGATCATTTTGCATTTTTCCTACTGTACGTATTAAACTTCGGTATCATTTTCGTTCTTTATGATGCAGTAGATGGATTTCAAAACAATAAATTTTACTTCGTCGTTTTAAGTTTATATTTATTCATTTGTTTCCTCGCTTATCGTTACGTTCGTAATCGTAGAATGTACCATAGATTAAGTGAGCAACCAGAAAAAATGGAAGATGCGTTTATTGAAAGAGCAACTGCTCCGATGCCTCACGGTGTCAATGAACTCGTGCGTACGCAGTACCGCCTCTTCCAAAAAGAACTGCAATCGTATGAAGTAAAACAACAAGAACATCAATTATTCATTAACCATTGGGTGCATCAAATGAAGACACCTGTTTCCGTCATGCAACTTATGGTGCTGGAAATGGAAGATGAACATTTAATTCCAAAGTTTAAACAGGAATTAGATCGTCTGAACCAAGGGCTTGATATGGCTTTATACATGGCAAGATTAAATAACTTCCATGAAGACTTCCATGTCGAGACGATTTCATTAAAAGATACGGTAACAAAAAATATTAACGGATTAAAAGAACTATTCATTCGTAATGGTGTCTTCCCTGTTTTAGAAGTCCATTCTGATTTAAAAGTTGCTTCTGATGCGAAATGGCTAAAATTTATCATCTATCAGTTAATGACAAATGCAGTTCGTTACTCTGGTGAACGCGGAAAGAAAGTATTCTTATCTGCTTACCGAAACGGAAAAGATATTATTTTAGAAGTTCGCGATGAAGGTGTTGGTATTCCGCAAGAAGATATTCGAAGAGTATTTGAACCGTTTTACACTGGGAAAAACGGTCGCGCATTCGGAGAATCTACTGGTATGGGACTTTATATTGTAAGTAAAATTTGTGATTATTTAGGTCACTCTGTCAAACTAGATTCTGAAGTCGGTAAAGGAACGACGATTAAAATCATCTTCCACAACGCTGCAAATAATCAGGCAGAACATACGGAGAAGAGGACCGAAGCATGA
- a CDS encoding ATP-binding cassette domain-containing protein produces MLEIINFSKTYKGGKKAVDHLNITVQAGDIFGFIGHNGAGKSTTIKSLVGVIDFEEGEIFVDGHSVKKDPIACKKVMAYIPDNPDLYEQLTGIQYLNFVADVFKVSAKDREEQIQKYGDAFEITPYLGDLISSYSHGMKQKVAIISAVLHKPKLLVLDEPFVGLDPKAAVVLKGIMKELCEKGSAIFFSTHVLDVAEKLCNKIAMINRGKLALSGEVNSLIKEGSLEELFMEELANEY; encoded by the coding sequence ATGTTAGAAATTATAAATTTTAGCAAGACATACAAAGGTGGTAAGAAAGCAGTAGATCATTTAAATATTACTGTTCAAGCAGGAGATATCTTTGGATTTATCGGGCATAACGGTGCGGGAAAAAGTACAACAATTAAGTCGTTAGTAGGAGTTATAGATTTTGAAGAGGGTGAAATTTTTGTTGATGGCCACTCAGTAAAAAAGGATCCGATTGCATGTAAGAAAGTAATGGCGTATATTCCTGATAATCCAGATTTATATGAGCAATTAACAGGAATTCAATATTTGAACTTTGTTGCTGACGTGTTTAAAGTGTCTGCGAAGGATCGGGAAGAACAGATACAGAAGTATGGGGATGCCTTTGAGATTACACCTTACTTAGGAGACTTAATTTCTTCTTATTCACACGGTATGAAACAAAAAGTAGCGATTATATCGGCGGTTTTACATAAACCGAAATTATTAGTTTTAGATGAACCTTTCGTTGGTCTTGATCCAAAGGCAGCCGTAGTATTGAAAGGTATTATGAAGGAGCTTTGTGAAAAGGGAAGTGCAATTTTCTTTTCTACGCACGTTTTAGATGTGGCGGAGAAGTTATGTAATAAAATAGCGATGATTAATAGAGGGAAATTAGCACTTTCAGGGGAAGTAAATTCTTTAATAAAAGAAGGCTCATTGGAAGAGCTCTTTATGGAGGAGCTTGCTAATGAATACTAG
- a CDS encoding ABC transporter permease — translation MTFWQFAFKNVTRNARAYFAYFVSSAFSIAIFFSFAVYLFHPKLHMTDVNYSLNILMTISEVVIVFFSFFFLLYSIGTFLKVRKKQFGILTVLGISQKQLKRLIFIENMLIGALSIFFGIQLGVVFSQFFLLVTAKITHVPGLYLYPPTSAIVLTIIIFLGLFILVSSFTPMLIRTRKAVRLLKEGKQQKEKKASVLVSLFGAACLITGYVLESNPLYFMSLGDTIGLLYAVSSIFVIPSLIAAGTYFFFSQISFLLIRILKTRRTFYMKRINMLWISDLASRIRTNINMLFIVAMLSTLAFTMITFLYGFGKFTKFDEIRKNPFPFTYLSHTENTLADEHLNWLEQKFNEEHFTYTKFKTDIYEVSSAEDNTQLYYAIKQSDYNVLAKALNLEKLTVNKNESYILMKDLDDQVIGTLHNKEKKNTLTLTQNNLQLQVKEYKSYSPFPNSLIYQVLILSDENVEALSTVSKQMSVYNFKVTDWEKAHNIGSSFITKIDNDNAAIQAEHPPFHASEASDSLYKTKLNVASFFLIGTFLGVIFFIGAGSVLYFRMYTDLTNEQEKYITITKIGLTETEMKRSATIQLAILFFVPYIMASIHTMFATKMLQEVLHLSFFAEITVVLLIFGTVEILFFLLIRSFYMQKLSQHIKF, via the coding sequence ATGACATTTTGGCAGTTTGCATTTAAAAACGTGACGCGGAACGCCAGAGCTTATTTCGCCTATTTTGTAAGCAGTGCGTTCTCCATCGCAATCTTTTTCTCATTTGCAGTTTATTTATTTCATCCTAAATTGCATATGACAGACGTGAATTATTCTCTGAACATATTAATGACAATTTCAGAAGTTGTCATTGTGTTCTTTTCATTTTTCTTTTTACTGTATTCAATCGGTACGTTTTTAAAAGTACGAAAAAAACAGTTCGGGATTTTAACAGTACTTGGCATATCTCAAAAACAATTAAAACGACTCATATTTATAGAAAATATGTTAATTGGTGCTCTTTCTATATTTTTTGGCATTCAACTTGGAGTTGTCTTTTCACAGTTCTTTTTATTAGTTACCGCCAAAATTACACACGTACCTGGTTTATATTTATATCCGCCTACAAGTGCTATCGTTTTAACTATCATCATCTTTCTTGGGCTCTTCATTCTCGTATCATCTTTTACACCGATGCTCATTCGTACGAGAAAAGCCGTACGCCTTTTAAAAGAAGGAAAACAACAAAAAGAAAAAAAAGCATCCGTACTCGTCTCTCTATTTGGTGCGGCATGCTTAATAACTGGATATGTATTAGAATCCAATCCATTATATTTTATGTCGTTAGGCGATACCATTGGGCTTTTATATGCCGTCTCTAGTATATTTGTCATTCCATCGCTTATTGCAGCTGGAACATACTTTTTCTTTTCACAAATTAGTTTTTTACTTATTCGTATTTTAAAAACGCGAAGAACGTTTTATATGAAACGAATTAATATGCTTTGGATCTCTGATCTAGCATCGCGCATTCGTACGAATATTAATATGCTCTTTATAGTAGCGATGCTATCAACGCTCGCTTTTACAATGATTACATTCTTATACGGTTTTGGGAAATTTACAAAGTTTGATGAAATTAGGAAAAACCCTTTCCCGTTTACGTATTTATCACATACTGAAAATACATTAGCTGATGAACATTTAAACTGGTTAGAGCAGAAATTTAATGAAGAACACTTTACTTATACAAAATTTAAAACGGATATATATGAAGTATCTTCGGCTGAAGATAACACGCAGCTCTATTATGCAATTAAACAAAGTGACTATAATGTACTTGCTAAGGCGTTAAATTTGGAAAAACTCACGGTGAATAAGAATGAATCTTATATTCTTATGAAAGACTTAGATGATCAAGTTATTGGAACACTTCACAATAAAGAAAAGAAAAATACTCTTACACTTACTCAAAACAATTTACAACTACAAGTGAAAGAATATAAAAGTTATAGCCCATTCCCAAACAGCTTAATATACCAAGTACTCATACTATCTGATGAAAATGTAGAAGCCTTATCCACCGTTTCCAAACAAATGAGTGTATATAACTTCAAAGTTACAGATTGGGAAAAAGCACATAATATCGGTTCATCGTTTATAACAAAAATCGATAACGATAATGCAGCTATTCAAGCAGAGCATCCACCTTTCCATGCAAGTGAAGCGAGCGATTCTCTATATAAGACAAAACTAAATGTCGCTTCATTCTTCTTAATTGGTACTTTCTTAGGTGTTATTTTCTTTATCGGTGCTGGTAGTGTTCTTTACTTCCGAATGTATACAGATTTAACAAATGAGCAAGAAAAATATATAACGATTACGAAAATTGGCTTAACTGAAACTGAAATGAAACGTTCAGCGACAATTCAGCTTGCGATTCTTTTCTTCGTGCCTTACATTATGGCATCGATCCATACGATGTTTGCGACAAAGATGCTACAAGAAGTTTTACATCTCTCGTTCTTCGCTGAGATTACAGTCGTACTGTTGATTTTTGGAACAGTTGAAATTTTATTTTTCCTTTTAATTCGTTCCTTTTATATGCAAAAATTATCACAACATATTAAGTTTTAA
- a CDS encoding permease — protein sequence MNTSSLGLLKIRLITQLGLNTFKYEKDKKKKQNKILLTASIALVGVMLMLYCGTSAYGLVKLEMSEIIPVYALVISSVLTLFFTIFKANGEIFAFKDYDFLMSLPICVSTVIASRFLYLYLLNTIFSIIIMLPMGVVYGIHEKPSVVFYFMWFISMFIASLIPTTIAAIFGAGITAIASKFKNTNKITTILSFIVIITFGFFMLKNGNAQYSLNDMNGIGAIVSEQLTKVYPLANMFQKAIVNADIIAFILFVGISVIWYYLFVKILSLKYKQINTGISTYHMLSNYEINSMRKESVLVALYKKELKRFFSSTVYVINSGMGVVMAIAFSLAIVVVGPSQLIAYPGIEPLLQKIAPFAIAAAISMTCTTCVSLSLEGKNIWIIKSLPIAPKMIYDSKILMNLSLTIPVSLISAVLLIIGLKLDVWSSFLIIITPITYSVFSAVWGIFINNRLGYYDWVSETQVVKQSVGSFVGMFGGLIVAVIPALLIGTAAISNYRVFTFLFVIVLTSITIFLYRNESRRSIK from the coding sequence ATGAATACTAGTAGTTTAGGTCTGTTGAAAATCCGGTTGATAACGCAGCTAGGTTTAAATACCTTTAAATACGAAAAAGATAAGAAAAAGAAGCAGAATAAGATTTTGCTGACAGCATCTATTGCCCTAGTTGGTGTCATGTTAATGTTATATTGCGGAACCTCGGCATATGGATTGGTGAAACTAGAAATGAGTGAAATTATTCCAGTTTATGCACTAGTTATTAGCAGTGTATTAACGTTGTTTTTCACTATATTTAAGGCAAATGGAGAAATTTTTGCTTTTAAGGACTATGATTTTTTAATGTCATTGCCGATTTGTGTAAGTACTGTTATTGCAAGTAGATTTTTGTATTTATACTTGCTGAATACGATCTTTTCAATCATAATCATGCTACCGATGGGAGTTGTTTATGGCATACATGAGAAGCCATCAGTTGTTTTTTACTTTATGTGGTTCATCAGTATGTTTATAGCATCTTTAATCCCAACAACAATAGCAGCGATCTTTGGAGCTGGGATTACGGCAATCGCTTCTAAATTTAAAAATACGAATAAAATAACTACGATTTTAAGTTTTATAGTAATTATTACATTCGGTTTCTTTATGCTAAAAAACGGAAATGCTCAATATAGCCTTAATGATATGAATGGAATTGGTGCAATTGTTTCAGAGCAATTAACGAAAGTGTATCCATTAGCTAACATGTTTCAAAAAGCAATTGTTAATGCTGATATTATAGCCTTCATCCTATTCGTTGGGATATCAGTTATTTGGTATTATCTTTTTGTAAAAATACTTTCGTTAAAATATAAGCAAATAAACACAGGGATTTCCACTTATCATATGCTTTCAAATTATGAGATTAATAGTATGAGAAAAGAAAGTGTATTGGTTGCATTGTATAAAAAAGAGCTGAAACGTTTCTTCTCTTCTACAGTGTATGTCATAAATAGTGGAATGGGAGTCGTGATGGCGATAGCTTTCTCGCTGGCTATAGTTGTAGTAGGGCCAAGTCAATTAATAGCGTATCCTGGAATTGAGCCCCTGTTGCAAAAGATTGCTCCATTTGCTATTGCAGCAGCGATTTCGATGACGTGTACAACATGTGTGTCATTGTCTTTAGAAGGAAAAAATATATGGATTATTAAGTCATTGCCTATAGCGCCAAAGATGATTTATGACAGTAAAATTCTTATGAATCTTTCATTGACTATACCTGTATCACTTATTAGTGCTGTATTACTAATAATAGGGTTAAAATTAGATGTTTGGAGTTCTTTTTTAATCATAATAACACCGATAACATATTCAGTATTTTCGGCAGTATGGGGGATTTTTATTAATAATCGATTGGGTTATTATGATTGGGTATCAGAAACGCAAGTAGTAAAACAAAGTGTAGGATCGTTTGTCGGTATGTTTGGTGGCTTAATTGTGGCTGTTATACCTGCCTTATTAATCGGTACGGCTGCTATCTCGAACTACAGAGTATTTACTTTTTTATTTGTTATAGTGCTTACGAGTATTACTATTTTCTTGTATAGGAACGAGTCGAGAAGAAGTATAAAATAA